In the genome of Parasteatoda tepidariorum isolate YZ-2023 chromosome 10, CAS_Ptep_4.0, whole genome shotgun sequence, the window aagagTTGCTATAATTTTGGctcttttggatattttttgtatgttgaaatgtattttttaataaaaattataattaataacccTAATATCTTAGCATACATGCTAAACTTATTGTGAAATCTGATGAAAAGTTGGCTAGTTTTGTGTTGAATAAAATACTcagtaaaagaattaattacagcttacgataaaaaataaatcagctaatcagtgacttttagcaaaaatcactgatttcaattgtttgtggtcatcaaactatttttgttttgatataacattgttttatattttgctttaatatataGATGCATAAACtctatcttaaataaataatcttcaattgtccgctttcaaaatttttttgaatctttCTCTTGAATTATGCAGTTCAGTAGATTCTTTTTTATCGTTAGActacttttcagaaatttaatttcaaaatattttataagggGCCCGGAAAGTTTGGTGGGCCTTGGACCTGAATTTGTCGTGATCGGTCCCTTCACACAGGGTGTTGGTAATTTACCGTAATTCGATCTGTAATTTATTGCAATGCTCGCAAAGAACCCATATTCAATACCCACCAGTCATTAATTAAGAATACAAAACAGAGTtggtttgaaagaaatttttaaaaaaaacgtcacGTTTTCAACtataatatggaaaaaataaaataaaaataaaggtgtaaaacaaaaacaaaatttttttatccccaCGTTGAATTAATACATATCTCAAATCTGCTCTGGAATCTTGGTTCATTAATGTGGATGTCGATCCCTTAGTTAACGGCGTGAGTTTCTCACTTGCTCTGATTTACCTCTTTTGGCCTCTATTATTTCTCAAGGCTACAGCAGGTTttcttgcttaatttttaacttatattttattttcaattttttcattggcAACTAAAAGTGTTTTCTGCAATTTAAGTCCAGAGGAACATGActggaaaaacaaataaaaatactttttattgttaatcttacctaaagtcattaccaaagagTTTCCGAAAAAATAACATGCTTTTACGTGTTCCCATAGATACAGGCAGAacgtggtaaattttaccatattttggtagttttgacaatactttttttttatcagtatggATTTAAACGTGCTTAGGAATCGATCTTAATTGTTCAAGTGCTTCGGACAAGACGATACGAAattagtcattaaaattattttaaaaatttattttaaaaattttaaaataaatcgaatttttaatccatttatgTAGTACATCTAGAAAGCGCTGtcagttaataaaattgttttaatcaattatatttgatttcatgattttacttattatcgtttctttttaaaaatgtaaaatctgTTATTAGTGACATTTTTGCAAAGCTGCTTTTCGAATAATAAGTGTTTCTGCGCATTAAAATTAGCCAGATAGGGGAAAGGGGACTGACTATTCGGccatttttcactaatttacgaaaataccatatttaatatatttttttaactcatgaagtgttttttataagaataatttggACGCTTACCTGCATTCTTGTTCATATTTGGAATTgcaaaactgtttatttaataatatttttatttttaaaaaaaggttgtttTTGTAGACACTTGCCCACTATATAAGACAAGCTATGATGCTAGTTCGGACGAACttgataacttattattttctcgTTTAATATAACTCAATTAATGCAATCAATTACAATCTAAGTCTTAGTGAAGAATAAACACCgacatattataattaaagtactAATTTGCCCTATTCATTATACTGAGAAATACAGTTTTAAAGCAAgccaatacattttaaaactattattcaaCTTGATTTATCTGAAAGCAGAAAaccaattttaagtaaaatttttaataaccttaGTTTTAAATTGATGTTGAATGGACATTACACGGAGTCTGCCAACAAATCGCAAAAGCGTTGGCAGGACCATTCGTGGTTATTCTGATTTAGAGTAatgcattacaaaaaaaaatatttagaaaatactttgttttctttattaatctaactttattaaatcatatatttttcactaatttcaaGAAACAACTCTGTTAAATGTTCTCAAAACCTTTAAAACGCGGATTAATACAAAGATTTCGTGCTAAATTTTTCACTTGAGATTGAAACCTCTTTTTGCATATTGTCTATCATTCTACAAAATCattctaatttagaaaataaataatgtcaaatgtgttacatttttaacaaattgaaattcCTCCAATGGCACGTCCACACTAGCCCAACCGCCAAGTGTTCACACTTGCCCCACAGAGGCATCAATTTGTTTATGCTTAATGTTGATTAATTGAAATCAAGTCGAAGTAAAAgttaatatctaaatttaaaaaacaaacctGTATAATTTGTATCATATTATGACCTCTTGTTGAaactttgaaagtaaaatatgttactaatgtagtattaatattttttattttattttgattagcaGTTTTGCGTGGTTTGTTTAAGAAAGAGCTCACGTATGTTGATGCTGAAggattaatttcttttagaaaaatgacaattaaaaaaatgaatagaggATTCATAACCAATGCCTTTATTACatacttttattacatttattacatcGGCCTATCTATGTAGACACAgtgaaacaaatttctttttttcaaaaaaatttaggtgGCGCCATTTGTAATTTTGGCTTCAACACATAGTATAGAGAAAACGTGAACGTTTCTAATGCTAAACtgcataaataaagtaaacacgTGGCTTTGAtaccacgtgtttattttgtatttgttattaaatattcatattataacgttacatttatattttatgggTATTTGTCACTAACTTTTTTATGGGTCTGGACGAAgaagtaataaagaaaagattGCGTATAACTTATAAAAGTTGAGTTTAAATGTGCTGCaggaatttcttataaaatttttaaaggaaacagATGAAAAGTCGGAGGTTTATTTTGTGCTAGTATTGTTATTCGAAAACAACCGACTTTTCATTTGCCTTTATAGTTTATCAGAATTCAATggtaaatttattagaaattcttatataactataaaagtaattaaaaacatagtaaatttataagaaaataaactttatacaaAATGAACTTATTGCCAGGAAAATTAGCCGAAACTatataaactcaatttttataagtcatacgtaatattttatttataactttttttatgctgATCCATTgatatattatcattttttaaagaacgttttatttatatttttattcctttattttcttgctatttttaaagtaattcatACAAAGACTTGATTCACtcttttacaatgaaaaaatcaaattaggtAATTTCAGGAAAGGAAACTATTTTTTGGGACTTTTTGGGGGGAAATCACTCTAGTTAATCTGCACATTAGCAAGATTATCTTTAGAACAACTGATTTCTACAGTGTAGCAGTAACACTAGCAATTTGGTTACCTTATTAATACtacaaaaaaaggggggggggaaatgtctaataaaattaccttactgTTTGGTAAGGACATTTCTTGTGAATAAAAACCttaattctagttaataaaaccaaaatatactgtatttaaaccattcatttggtaatttttccgctcTTTTGGtcacggtttaccggaaattctggtttttaaaattatagtaggggagagtggggtcaattgtaacattttttacttaattatttttaactagcaaaaaaaccaatatatttttggtattaattgacagacgagtaaagtagactaacctctactagaaaaaaaataataaatactttattttaaatgttattatattagttattaacaatttttgacagtcgtgcacttgttacaattgtccccacttacggggtcaattgtaacagttcataaattcaactaaaacatagttaattatacatattatcatagttgtgatatatttttttattgatcaaaatagtagtgatattttaggagtaaaaataataatgagcagagacctaaagggttaaacttttaactttaaggggttaaaaattttaatttatgctgtgaaaggtgacaaataaaataatgcacatgcaacataatataaatgatataggaaactattggtggttcttaaagagttaagtaatggtttgtaaacataagattatttattttcagctgttacaatcgtccctttacttattgttacaattgtccccaagacgccatttcagcttcatttgttaaaaacaatgctagttaattagcaaaactaatctttttttttttgaaatgttaattaaggtgtccacttacatattcggttaataatttttatttgtttaaacaaaattactttgttacaatataatattctaataccaaaaaaagtacttgcgtggcgtgaaaatatcttttgtgatgtaactctttcaaaagtacataaaaatggttgccagcaggggtgtacatgtagatttactGAATACAcattgtgcgccacctaggaaccaaatctagaaccagacactcgaaatttttgctctgttacaatcgtcccctgttacaattgaccccactctcccctacctaTTACTACTCAGttagtataaaatacaaaactaaaaggtgaatttaaactaaaatttttagatttattttgccTTGCTCtgaagtatcatgataaaatatcacattttaccacatttaccgaaTTATATATCACAtattacgaaataatattttattgttaattttaccaaaatcattatcgaAACGCTACGGTAAAAACTACCGAGCTTTTTAGTATTCCCATAGAGCAAGAAACACGGCAAATTTTACAGTGTTATGGTAGTTTCAACCACGATTTTCTTTCTCAGTGTACTATTTCCCTCAACTAAAATTGTAGgacataaatttaagaaaaatatccaaacatttttatgctgtttcaattattcaaatatttttgccttCAAAAATTCTACCAAATgataacacttaaaataaaatagttaaaagttgagtttttatagcaaatgttaaaatgaaaatttaaatcatttgaaagtTTGTTGGTCTTTCAGATTTTATAACGAATTCAgtgtttagatttatttattacgttCATTAATGTAATTATGTTTATGGAACAACTATAACTCACTGTATGATTTCCTGATTCACATTGTTCTGGTCCAACTTGATTATCATTCcgcatttctgaaaaataaaataaactttaatagcACACGATTATAGCATGCATTTATGctactgtattttaaatgtaatatatcatttaagacttactaaaaatgaaataaatatatcaaaataaatataagatagtttatttatttatcttaataataaaaaacttttcgtCAAAATGGTCAAACAAACATGCACATTCTCTCTATCTAAAATTTAGGcggaaaaaaagcattattaatgCCTGGTGAATCACCATTGTGGAAGGTAAAATCGTAGCAAGATGCTCCATCCACCATAGTTGTTTACCCAGTCCAGGGAGAATTAGAAAGCCTAATGTAACAGGTCATGAAATGTTTGAACACATGTTTTGCTTTATCCCCCAACAGCGCGCAAAACAATAAACGAGCCAccctgattaacttttgatctaatgatcgaatcttcacgttctagaattTAATCTCAATGGTTCAAAGGGGTAGCCTCAAATATACTGAATAATtaacgatatttaaagttacgaaattagacactaAAACGTATTTCTTATGAGtaagtataactttttttcgacGATTTCAAACTCATAAAATATAAGGGCTAACCGTAATCCCAGAAATAGGTTTCCAACAGTTTGATCAAAATagcggttcaaagtttggaccccttgaTGCTAATTCTGCTTTTCGCATATTTCACAATATCTCaaaaacttaagagaattgaaaaagttttgcacaaatttataaaattcggttatttaaatatattataataaattgtaagaTATGTAGTTTATTACAtccttataaaaaatgtaactttaaaggacgaaacaaaattttagcgaaatcggttaaatagtCTATcagaaatcttattttgaaaaagtcgtatttttagaatttgatttctcagagaCTATTTGACTAATTGTgctcaaaatttctaatttgtcatgtaaaaaaattcattctttgaaataatGTCAAACGTTGCATAATTtacaatccaattttttttccactgctatttaataaaacaataaaaaatgataaaggcttactaaaattcattttttgcgtGGATTTATCagtggttaaaataattttatatttgtgcgcgaaattttttcaattttcttgaaacgttctcgagatatggcgaaatcaaaaaagcaaaattaacagtaaggggtccaaactttaaaCCTCTCTCCAGACAAAACTGACCATATATCCCTGCCTagtccctatattttgggggtcggAAATCCACATTcatcgagagaaaaaaaaactatgtttatttagagaaagtgcgGCTTTGCGCCTGATTTCATAACTCAAATGCACTAATTACGTCACCCCTCTAACcattgagtcccagaacgtgaaAATACTTTCATAAGATCAAagctattcagggtggtccagtttttattttgcgcattgtGCATAACATTAAACTTGAATGAGTCAAAACCAAATagctaaaatagaaattaagataaatcaaacaaataaaccatTTTGCATTGTGATGTATTTTACGTTTTGTTTTCCGCCaacaattaactaattttacatTACATAAACCCTTACATTAAATGCAACcgttacataattataattctatattttacatTCTAAAAACACTTAACCAGTTTCACATTACATGATTAAGAGTGGCTTCTACACAATGATGATATCTATATTTTGTATTCTACCAatcaaattacataaaaaaacagtTGCTGCTACGTAATAAgctatttcttatttcatttactgAAACTTTAAAAGTGTTCCAATCTTAAAcagtataaaaatcattttaacacaCATTTAAAGTACCTTACCTTCAAACATATCGTGCATTAATTTACCATAAGTGGCACACTCTGGATACAAGGGTAGCATGATCAATCCACCAGCGCTTCCTGGAGCAACAGCTCTCACTGGAACTTCGGCGCCTCCTGGACCAACAGGGCTACCTGGACTACCTTGTGGTCCAGGAGAACCAGGAGAACCATTAGGATTACCATAGCCTCCCTGGCCACCACGGCCTCCTGGACCACCAGTGCCTCCTCGACCACCAGGGCCCCCTGGACCACCAGCCCCTCCTGGACCACCAGGGCAATCTGAACTACCGCAACGAGAACCTGTGCCTCCCTGGCCACCAGTGCCTCCAGAACCACCAGTGCCTCCTGGACCAGCAGCGCCTCCTGGACTACCGTCGCNNNNNNNNNNNNNNNNNNNNNNNNNNNNNNNNNNNNNNNNNNNNNNNNNNNNNNNNNNNNNNNNNNNNNNNNNNNNNNNNNNNNNNNNNNNNNNNNNNNNNNNNNNNNNNNNNNNNNNNNNNNNNNNNNNNNNNNNNNNNNNNNNNNNNNNNNNNNNNNNNNNNNNNNNNNNNNNNNNNNNNNNNNNNNNNNNNNNNNNNNNNNNNNNNNNNNNNNNNNNNNNNNNNNNNNNNNNNNNNNNNNNNNNNNNNNNNNNNNNNNNNNNNNNNNNNNNNNNNNNNNNNNNNNNNNNNNNNNNNNNNNNNNNNNNNNNNNNNNNNNNNNNNNNNNNNNNNNNNNNNNNNNNNNNNNNNNNNNNNNNNNNNNNNNNNNNNNNNNNNNNNNNNNNNNNNNNNNNNNNNNNNNNNNNNNNNNNNNNNNNNNNNNNNNNNNNNNNNNNNNNNNNNNNNNNNNNNNNNNNNNNNNNNNNNNNNNNNNNNNNNNNNNNNNNNNNNNNNNNNattcgttcatcgaattctatcacagatacaGACGTGCCAACCCTCCGGCTTTTGGCCGGAGACTCCGGGTTTTTGCAAGTTATTTCCTCCTCCGGGATTTTCTCGAAAATCTCCGGTTTTATCACGCTGAACGAAATTTTCTTCCATATCCGTCTCAATTGCGTCACCACTCTGGCCACGCCCAGCTCTGACGCAATTCAGAGCTGGGCGTGGCCTGAGTGGTGACGTTCATCGGCCAATCAAGAGCGCTATTTCGCCTTTCCTTTCTGCGTCTGCTATTAGTAGAATAAGTGCTGAGTCAGGCTGCTCTTTGTGAAAACTGCTTTGCGATTGGCTGCTTTTGGAAGCAAGAGAGTTCGCTGTATACACTGAGAAATTATTTTCGGATCTCTTTCGTTGTACTGTGAAGTGAAGAGAAGTCAATATCAGCAACTTGGAATCGGAGTTTGTTTTTATGCACGAGCGTTGATTTTTATGACTTCTTANNNNNNNNNNNNNNNNNNNNNNNNNNNNNNNNNNNNNNNNNNNNNNNNNNNNNNNNNNNNNNNNNNNNNNNNNNNNNNNNNNNNNNNNNNNNNNNNNNNNNNNNNNNNNNNNNNNNNNNNNNNNNNNNNNNNNNNNNNNNNNNNNNNNNNNNNNNNNNNNNNNNNNNNNNNNNNNNNNNNNNNNNNNNNNNNNNNNNNNNNNNNNNNNNNNNNNNNNNNNNNNNNNNNNNNNNNNNNNNNNNNNNNNNNNNNNNNNNNNNNNNNNNNNNNNNNNNNNNNNNNNNNNNNNNNNNNNN includes:
- the LOC107449864 gene encoding cuticle collagen 2 isoform X1 (The sequence of the model RefSeq protein was modified relative to this genomic sequence to represent the inferred CDS: added 127 bases not found in genome assembly), with protein sequence MKCFIFTVLLITVVLLVTVQGQGGSPGSPGAPGTPGCPGGPGGDGSPGGAAGPGGTGGSGGTGGQGGTGSRCGSSDCPGGPGGAGGPGGPGGRGGTGGPGGRGGQGGYGNPNGSPGSPGPQGSPGSPVGPGGAEVPVRAVAPGSAGGLIMLPLYPECATYGKLMHDMFEEMRNDNQVGPEQCESGNHTICMSEDMEKVRCAVTEPMPQDCVDKIMEFVQGNLCSGAEV
- the LOC107449864 gene encoding cuticle collagen 2 isoform X2 (The sequence of the model RefSeq protein was modified relative to this genomic sequence to represent the inferred CDS: added 127 bases not found in genome assembly), with the translated sequence MKCFIFTVLLITVVLLVTVQGQGGSPGSPGAPGTPGCPGGPGGDGSPGGAAGPGGTGGSGGTGGQGGTGSRCGSSDCPGGPGGAGGPGGPGGRGGTGGPGGRGGQGGYGNPNGSPGSPGPQGSPGSPVGPGGAEVPVRAVAPGSAGGLIMLPLYPECATYGKLMHDMFEEMRNDNQVGPEQCESGNHTICMSEDVEKVRCAITEPTPQDCVDKIMEFVQGNLCSGA